From the Marinitoga sp. 38H-ov genome, one window contains:
- a CDS encoding cache domain-containing protein, giving the protein MKKNKLLNYALIISFIFVIYISVNSIIYYYNTNLTKSQDYIKSENSVIATFINDYFTELINIAETFSKDSDFLNAYISKESEKKVLEILKNYRESNENIEFIYPGYKNKKIIIDNWEVPEEYDPTIRPWYLEGIKNPNSVYIGTPYREYTSKQWLISTGKALIKDGEVIGVLSIDCSIKDFVNLINDEINYKTGQSFVINKEGIVILHKNLDYINKKFFNDLSILKKNNGITKFKYNDKDYYIAYTKLPSTGWYVITMVEKWEINSPVIKGAISNSIILLILLIAFLHIQSIVYTNLNLKKVIEERNIELEIKNKKIMDSLYYAKHIQDSILPSDKLLKRKLKDFFVYWKPANIVGGDFYWFKELDDGSYYISVIDCTGHGVPGALMTMTVNSLLNRITDNKDIRKPSEILKELNILFKKTLNSKIEDYRVDDGLEIGICYINKNKLIYSGAGISLYFTNKNYEITRIKGNVQGIGYKRSKIDYDYIDHIIELEEDMSFYLATDGYEDQNNTENKRFGRKNFLKIISNVHNKPMDIQKKIFKEKIEQYMSGEEQRDDITVLGFKI; this is encoded by the coding sequence GCGAAAACTCTGTAATTGCAACATTTATAAATGATTACTTCACAGAATTAATTAATATAGCTGAAACGTTTTCAAAAGATTCTGATTTTTTAAATGCATATATATCTAAGGAAAGCGAAAAAAAAGTATTAGAAATATTAAAAAATTATCGGGAATCAAATGAAAATATTGAGTTTATATATCCTGGGTATAAAAATAAAAAAATTATTATTGATAATTGGGAAGTTCCTGAAGAATACGATCCAACTATTAGACCTTGGTATCTAGAAGGCATTAAAAACCCTAATTCCGTATATATTGGCACACCATATAGAGAATATACTAGCAAACAATGGTTAATATCAACAGGAAAAGCACTTATAAAAGATGGGGAAGTTATAGGTGTTCTTTCTATTGATTGCTCAATAAAAGATTTTGTAAATTTAATTAACGACGAGATAAATTATAAAACTGGTCAATCTTTTGTAATTAACAAAGAAGGTATTGTTATACTTCATAAGAATTTAGATTACATAAATAAAAAGTTTTTTAATGATTTAAGTATTTTGAAAAAAAATAATGGAATTACAAAATTTAAATACAACGATAAAGATTATTATATCGCTTATACAAAATTACCATCTACTGGCTGGTATGTTATAACAATGGTTGAAAAATGGGAAATAAATTCTCCAGTTATAAAAGGAGCAATTTCAAACTCGATAATTCTGTTAATATTGTTAATAGCATTCTTACATATTCAAAGTATAGTATATACAAATTTAAATCTAAAAAAAGTTATTGAAGAAAGAAATATAGAATTAGAAATTAAAAATAAAAAGATTATGGATAGTCTATATTACGCCAAGCATATTCAAGACTCTATTTTACCTTCAGATAAGCTGCTTAAAAGGAAATTAAAAGATTTTTTTGTATATTGGAAACCTGCAAATATTGTTGGTGGAGACTTTTATTGGTTCAAAGAATTAGATGATGGATCTTATTATATTTCTGTTATAGATTGTACAGGTCACGGAGTGCCCGGAGCTTTAATGACCATGACTGTTAATTCATTGTTAAACAGAATAACAGACAATAAAGATATTAGAAAACCTTCTGAAATCTTAAAAGAGTTAAATATTTTATTTAAAAAAACTTTAAACTCAAAAATTGAAGATTACAGAGTAGATGATGGGCTAGAAATAGGAATTTGTTATATAAATAAAAATAAGTTAATATATAGCGGTGCTGGAATATCATTATATTTTACAAATAAAAATTATGAAATAACAAGAATAAAAGGTAATGTTCAAGGAATAGGATATAAACGTTCAAAAATAGATTATGACTATATAGATCATATTATTGAATTAGAGGAAGATATGTCATTTTACTTAGCAACAGATGGTTATGAAGATCAAAATAACACTGAAAATAAAAGATTTGGAAGAAAGAATTTTTTGAAAATCATATCAAATGTTCATAATAAACCTATGGATATACAAAAAAAGATTTTCAAAGAAAAAATAGAGCAATATATGAGCGGTGAAGAGCAAAGAGATGATATAACTGTTTTAGGATTTAAAATATGA
- a CDS encoding SiaB family protein kinase: MIKLNPNVILDLKNHIKGNDILISFIGPFSQGIIEEIGNALREHLKKDENMDFSANSVFSVFIEQSQNIKNYEKVLSDVEKNISDSIILIGKDNNNYFICSGNTIKKEHMLELKNKLEKINSLNKNEIKKIYKEKLKNHIYNENGSAGLGLLEMAKRSCDKFKYDFIKLNEKYYYFVLIVKV, translated from the coding sequence GTGATAAAATTGAACCCAAATGTTATTTTAGATTTGAAAAATCATATTAAGGGAAATGATATTTTAATAAGTTTTATTGGTCCTTTTTCACAGGGAATTATTGAGGAAATAGGAAATGCTTTAAGGGAGCATTTAAAAAAAGATGAGAATATGGACTTTAGCGCGAATAGCGTTTTTTCAGTTTTTATAGAACAAAGTCAAAATATTAAAAATTATGAAAAAGTATTGTCAGATGTTGAAAAAAATATATCTGATTCTATAATACTAATAGGAAAAGATAATAATAATTATTTCATTTGCTCCGGAAATACAATAAAAAAAGAACATATGTTAGAATTAAAAAATAAACTAGAAAAAATAAATTCTCTCAACAAAAATGAAATAAAAAAAATATATAAAGAAAAATTGAAAAATCATATATACAATGAAAACGGTAGCGCTGGACTTGGGTTATTGGAAATGGCAAAACGTTCTTGTGATAAATTTAAATATGATTTCATTAAACTTAATGAAAAATACTATTATTTTGTATTAATAGTAAAAGTATAA
- a CDS encoding DUF1987 domain-containing protein, with the protein MEKLYIKPSKSTPEINFDPDKRILSLKGDSYPENSFEFYKPIFEWLENFFKKNHDDEIVFEFDVNYLNTSSTKSIMFILDLLEEAYKNNKNVKIIWYYDEDDEFSYEIAENFMEDLSIPFNLIKK; encoded by the coding sequence ATGGAGAAATTATACATAAAACCATCCAAATCAACACCTGAAATAAATTTTGATCCCGATAAAAGAATATTATCTTTAAAAGGAGATTCTTATCCGGAAAATTCCTTTGAATTTTATAAACCAATATTTGAATGGTTGGAAAATTTTTTTAAAAAAAATCACGATGATGAAATCGTTTTTGAATTTGATGTAAATTATTTAAATACTAGCAGTACAAAGTCTATAATGTTTATTTTAGATCTTTTAGAAGAAGCATATAAAAATAATAAAAATGTCAAAATAATTTGGTATTATGATGAAGATGATGAATTTTCATACGAAATAGCAGAAAATTTTATGGAAGATTTAAGTATCCCATTTAATTTAATTAAAAAATAA
- a CDS encoding ATP-binding protein yields the protein MDIYENLFSNEMNILNYHEKFSQKDNLSFNELYIEYISLIKSYKSLLKQTKKIGKISDINYKLLNETKKQLKILLDSSDEGFLTFGKDFLIDSEYSQECLNIFNTNNIEKLNILELLFESNYDIEKRILEHIFSDSEKDDIYLELLPQEIKKDNRILKIKYKIINIKNEKKIMCIINDITEKKQLEKQLEEEKNNTKMLLNVLLNRDLIKKYIDDYINYVNKDVFLDIEKYTIEDFISIFYKKIHTYKGIFLQWHMIKFSQKLNKLEDDLDILKQSNIEDKEVLKKFIKKRNLESYLNYEIEIISNTLGNEFLNNDMIWIDKNKLIKLENLIKNNIQNEFSDILIYEIKKMYYMDFKNIFNMYKKYTIELAEKFDKKIDNFNININSNIIFDPDYLYTFSKSLIHIFRNIVVHGIEPPSERLKLNKSFGGNINIDIFEDKKYVHIKICDDGKGIESNYDSLDFILEDGFTTSKYSDEFSGRGIGLAAVKCIIEKINGKILIHSKINKGTCFEFLIPKTYSIGGIYGKNIDS from the coding sequence ATGGATATATATGAAAATCTTTTTTCTAATGAAATGAATATATTGAATTATCATGAGAAATTCTCTCAAAAAGATAATTTATCTTTCAATGAGTTATATATAGAATATATTTCATTAATTAAAAGTTATAAATCATTATTAAAACAAACAAAAAAAATTGGAAAAATAAGCGATATTAATTATAAGCTTTTAAATGAAACAAAAAAACAATTAAAAATATTATTAGATAGCTCAGACGAAGGTTTTTTAACCTTTGGAAAAGATTTTTTAATTGATAGTGAATATAGTCAAGAATGTTTAAATATTTTTAATACTAATAACATTGAAAAATTAAATATTTTAGAATTACTTTTTGAATCAAACTATGATATCGAAAAAAGAATATTAGAGCATATTTTTTCAGATTCTGAAAAAGATGATATTTATTTAGAACTTTTACCGCAAGAAATCAAAAAAGATAATAGAATATTAAAAATAAAATACAAAATAATAAATATAAAAAATGAGAAAAAAATAATGTGTATTATTAATGATATTACAGAAAAAAAACAATTAGAAAAGCAATTAGAAGAAGAAAAAAATAATACAAAAATGCTTTTAAATGTATTATTAAATAGAGATTTAATAAAAAAATATATAGATGATTATATAAATTATGTAAATAAAGATGTTTTTTTAGATATTGAAAAATATACTATAGAAGATTTTATTTCTATTTTTTATAAAAAAATACATACTTACAAAGGTATCTTTCTACAATGGCATATGATTAAATTTTCTCAAAAATTAAATAAATTAGAGGATGATCTTGATATTTTAAAACAATCTAATATTGAAGATAAAGAAGTTTTAAAAAAATTCATAAAAAAAAGAAATTTAGAATCTTACTTAAATTATGAAATAGAAATAATATCAAATACATTAGGAAATGAGTTTTTAAACAATGATATGATTTGGATAGATAAAAACAAATTAATCAAATTAGAAAATTTAATTAAAAATAATATTCAGAATGAGTTTTCGGATATATTGATTTACGAAATAAAAAAAATGTATTATATGGATTTTAAAAATATTTTTAATATGTATAAAAAATATACTATAGAGCTTGCTGAAAAATTCGATAAAAAAATTGATAATTTTAATATAAATATTAATTCAAATATTATTTTTGATCCAGATTATTTATACACCTTCAGTAAATCTCTTATTCATATTTTTAGAAATATTGTAGTTCATGGTATAGAACCACCAAGTGAAAGATTAAAATTAAATAAAAGTTTTGGTGGAAATATAAACATCGATATCTTTGAGGATAAGAAATATGTTCATATAAAGATATGTGATGATGGTAAGGGAATTGAGTCCAACTATGATTCATTAGATTTTATTTTAGAAGATGGTTTCACTACATCTAAATATTCTGATGAATTCTCGGGAAGAGGCATTGGTTTAGCTGCGGTAAAATGTATTATAGAAAAAATTAATGGGAAAATTCTAATTCATTCTAAAATAAATAAGGGGACTTGTTTTGAATTTTTAATACCTAAAACTTACTCTATCGGAGGAATTTATGGGAAAAATATTGATAGTTGA
- a CDS encoding response regulator, whose product MGKILIVEDNLIIRDNLKKIFFNLGHEVVGELEDIFNIVDIYQELQPDIVTLDLMLKKTDGLQALKVLKKRFPNSKIIIISVVNNKKDIFNALTLGADYFIIKPINQEKVENALKKLSNSQIKISKIRNLYNQSVKKDTNKYIEDIIDVQNINGVFKINIKKPLNGNTIEILDRVIDNFLIIKPLNIIFTYFDENESIQVIKKALNDIMIKIKNKGGECDIEF is encoded by the coding sequence ATGGGAAAAATATTGATAGTTGAAGATAATTTAATAATAAGGGATAATTTAAAAAAAATATTTTTTAATTTGGGACATGAAGTTGTTGGAGAATTAGAAGATATATTTAATATTGTTGATATATATCAGGAATTACAACCTGATATTGTGACATTAGATTTAATGTTAAAAAAAACCGATGGATTACAAGCTTTAAAGGTTTTAAAAAAAAGATTTCCAAATTCAAAAATTATTATTATAAGCGTTGTAAATAATAAAAAAGATATATTTAATGCATTAACACTTGGTGCTGATTATTTCATCATTAAACCAATTAACCAAGAAAAAGTCGAAAATGCTTTAAAAAAATTAAGTAATAGTCAAATAAAAATATCAAAAATAAGAAATCTATATAATCAATCTGTAAAAAAAGATACAAATAAATATATTGAAGATATAATAGATGTGCAAAATATAAATGGAGTTTTCAAAATTAATATAAAAAAACCTTTAAATGGCAATACTATAGAAATTCTAGATAGAGTAATTGATAATTTTCTAATAATTAAACCTTTGAATATAATCTTTACATATTTTGATGAGAATGAAAGTATACAAGTTATAAAAAAAGCATTAAATGACATAATGATAAAAATTAAAAATAAAGGCGGAGAATGTGATATTGAGTTTTGA
- a CDS encoding ribonuclease III domain-containing protein has product MSELDSLGKLFESNIKDLREVPVDTFAYIGDAVLNLYFINYIIDNGKKKAGKLHNESKNYISANSQSKIVDIIFENFSEEEKDIYKRGLNSKGAKKRGNDINYRKSTAFETVIGYLFLKKDYYRLNEILEISKEALKERK; this is encoded by the coding sequence GTGAGTGAGCTTGATAGTTTAGGTAAATTATTTGAAAGTAATATTAAAGATTTACGAGAAGTACCTGTTGATACATTTGCATATATAGGAGATGCTGTTTTAAATTTATACTTTATTAATTACATAATAGATAACGGAAAAAAGAAAGCTGGAAAATTGCATAATGAAAGCAAAAATTATATTAGTGCTAATTCTCAATCAAAAATAGTTGATATAATTTTTGAAAATTTTTCAGAAGAAGAGAAAGATATATACAAAAGAGGTTTAAACTCTAAGGGTGCAAAAAAAAGAGGAAATGATATTAATTACAGAAAATCAACTGCTTTTGAAACTGTAATTGGATATTTATTTCTAAAAAAAGATTATTATAGATTAAATGAAATTTTAGAAATTTCAAAAGAAGCATTAAAGGAGAGAAAATAA
- the rlmB gene encoding 23S rRNA (guanosine(2251)-2'-O)-methyltransferase RlmB, giving the protein MYVYGRNVLKEIINAKYPIKNIFFTDSKNVDNTLNELVELAQKNNYPYSFAPDKVLQKMVNLSKHQGVVIDIGKEFKYANEEILDNLGDNSTIVILDQIQDPHNFGAIIRSALAANADLIVIPKDNSVEVNSTVIKVSVGLAFRIPILKVTNLSRFIENIKERGFWVYGADMSHNIYYEMDLTGNIALVMGNEGSGIRNNVKNKCDALISIPMANNVESLNVSVSAGILLFEIYRQKSR; this is encoded by the coding sequence ATGTATGTATATGGAAGAAATGTTTTAAAAGAAATTATAAATGCTAAATATCCTATAAAAAATATTTTCTTTACAGATAGTAAGAATGTTGATAATACTCTAAATGAGTTGGTAGAATTAGCTCAAAAAAACAATTATCCATATTCTTTTGCCCCAGATAAGGTTTTACAAAAAATGGTTAATTTATCAAAACATCAAGGTGTTGTTATAGACATTGGAAAAGAATTTAAATATGCCAACGAAGAAATTTTAGATAATTTAGGAGATAATTCCACAATAGTTATTCTAGATCAAATTCAAGATCCTCATAACTTTGGTGCAATTATTAGATCTGCTTTAGCAGCAAATGCTGATTTAATAGTTATTCCAAAAGATAATTCTGTCGAGGTTAATTCCACTGTAATTAAGGTATCTGTTGGCTTAGCATTTAGAATACCTATTTTAAAAGTTACTAATTTATCTAGGTTTATTGAAAATATAAAGGAAAGAGGCTTTTGGGTATATGGAGCAGATATGAGCCATAACATATATTATGAAATGGATTTAACAGGAAATATAGCTTTAGTAATGGGAAATGAAGGAAGCGGTATTAGAAATAATGTTAAGAACAAATGCGATGCTTTAATATCGATACCAATGGCAAATAATGTTGAATCTTTAAATGTATCCGTAAGTGCTGGAATTTTATTATTTGAAATTTATAGGCAAAAAAGCAGGTGA
- the mutL gene encoding DNA mismatch repair endonuclease MutL, translating to MAIVKLPESVIMKIAAGEVVTGTFAVVKELFENSIDAKSDKIVVEIIDGGKTYIKISDNGVGMSEEDILLSVQPHTTSKIKEVEDLYDIHTYGFRGEALAAISRVSRMKITSKRAEDDLATSIEFIGSEPINIKKVNAPVGTTIEVKDLFFNVPARRKFLKSAAVEGRMITEIIEKFILSSNLSIDYIKDGNLVYSISKNMNLLEKINIIFPETKKEDFFEINFNESWFKIYGFISHPRITRNNRTAQIFFVNNRYIKSGDLFAVFESGYGEMLESRKHPYGIIFFDINPKEVDVNVHPQKLEVKISESRIIYNKFKRLIRETLINSTKFKITINNENQYNNNNYEKNNITYEIPIKSNKIIVVSENVNSYKTNETLKNTIPIKINKEKYIKTANFEKISNNNDNNKPEPYIYYKFLGLVANRYIVLELKDSIQFIDFHAAHERVIYEDLKKEFFENGNITTQILMLPIKLNIDNSRKEILENNMEKIRTLGFEINKENNEYYIIGTPSNIRISNPHNTVIEILDELRLEGIESPERVFDNVIATMSCRAAVKTGDSPVGLDILIKKIIDYDILTCPHGRPISMELPLKKLDDFFERT from the coding sequence ATGGCTATTGTTAAATTACCAGAATCGGTAATAATGAAAATAGCTGCAGGTGAAGTTGTAACTGGAACTTTTGCTGTAGTAAAAGAATTATTTGAGAATTCTATTGATGCTAAATCCGATAAAATTGTTGTTGAAATAATAGATGGTGGAAAAACATATATTAAAATATCTGATAATGGCGTAGGAATGTCTGAAGAAGATATTTTATTATCTGTTCAACCACATACTACAAGTAAAATCAAAGAAGTCGAAGATCTATATGATATACATACTTATGGATTTAGAGGAGAAGCACTGGCTGCAATTTCTAGAGTTTCTAGAATGAAAATAACCTCTAAAAGAGCAGAAGATGATTTAGCTACAAGTATTGAATTTATAGGATCAGAGCCTATAAATATAAAAAAAGTGAATGCTCCTGTAGGCACTACTATAGAAGTAAAAGATTTATTTTTTAATGTCCCTGCAAGAAGAAAATTTTTAAAATCTGCAGCTGTGGAAGGTAGAATGATAACAGAAATAATAGAAAAATTCATATTATCTTCTAATTTATCTATTGATTATATAAAAGATGGAAATTTAGTTTATTCTATATCAAAAAATATGAATTTACTAGAAAAAATAAATATTATTTTTCCAGAAACAAAAAAAGAAGATTTTTTTGAAATAAACTTCAATGAATCTTGGTTTAAAATTTATGGATTTATTTCACACCCTAGAATTACAAGAAATAATAGAACTGCACAAATATTTTTTGTTAATAATAGGTATATAAAATCCGGAGATTTATTTGCAGTTTTTGAATCAGGATATGGTGAAATGTTAGAATCTAGAAAACATCCATATGGAATTATTTTTTTTGATATTAATCCTAAAGAAGTTGATGTTAATGTTCATCCGCAAAAATTAGAAGTTAAAATTTCAGAATCAAGAATAATATATAATAAATTCAAAAGGTTAATTAGAGAGACTTTAATTAATAGTACTAAATTTAAGATAACTATTAATAATGAAAACCAGTATAATAATAATAATTACGAAAAAAATAATATAACTTATGAAATACCTATAAAATCCAATAAAATAATTGTAGTTTCAGAAAATGTTAATTCATACAAAACAAATGAAACTTTGAAAAATACTATTCCTATAAAAATCAATAAAGAAAAATATATTAAAACAGCAAATTTTGAAAAAATATCAAATAATAATGATAATAATAAACCAGAACCATATATATATTATAAATTTTTAGGGTTAGTTGCTAATAGATATATTGTTTTAGAGCTAAAGGATTCCATACAATTTATCGACTTTCATGCAGCACATGAAAGAGTAATATATGAAGATTTAAAAAAAGAATTTTTTGAAAATGGCAATATCACAACTCAAATACTTATGTTGCCTATTAAATTGAATATTGATAACTCTCGAAAAGAAATTTTAGAAAACAATATGGAAAAAATTAGAACTTTGGGTTTTGAAATAAACAAAGAAAATAACGAATATTACATCATCGGAACCCCATCCAATATAAGAATAAGCAATCCTCATAATACAGTTATAGAAATATTAGATGAATTAAGACTTGAGGGTATAGAATCACCTGAAAGAGTTTTTGATAATGTAATTGCTACAATGTCTTGTAGAGCTGCTGTAAAAACCGGAGATTCACCTGTTGGTTTAGATATACTAATAAAAAAAATTATTGACTATGATATTCTCACATGCCCACATGGAAGACCTATTTCAATGGAATTGCCATTAAAAAAATTAGATGATTTTTTTGAACGCACTTGA
- a CDS encoding asparagine synthetase A, with translation MMHSESRKVDTVELVKDYLKNPIFRDATLIQSEILKCIRKVLDEKGFVELLPVTVSPITDPLNHPHFETEFEYYGQKYSITKSMILHKQVAVLVHKKIYIVSPNVRLETEDKMESGRHLFDFVQIDMEMLNASREDVFEVMEDAIIYTIEKIKEKYPDIIKKYHPDLKTPKKPFKRYTVKELKEKYGDNYEKLASLNATEPFWMIDIPLLEREFYDKQDPNRPDVLLDFDLIYPEGFEEAISGGEREHEYEQILKRMKLKNTPFEQFEEYLKVAKEGLLEHSAGCGIGIERFTRWLLALDHVEKTRLFAKTPGKHSI, from the coding sequence ATGATGCATTCAGAAAGCAGAAAAGTAGACACTGTAGAGTTAGTCAAGGATTATTTAAAAAATCCTATTTTTAGAGATGCAACTCTAATACAATCAGAAATTTTAAAATGTATTAGAAAAGTTTTAGATGAAAAAGGATTTGTAGAATTATTACCAGTAACAGTTTCACCAATTACTGATCCATTAAACCATCCTCATTTTGAGACAGAATTTGAATATTATGGGCAAAAGTATTCTATAACAAAATCTATGATATTGCATAAACAAGTAGCGGTTTTGGTTCATAAAAAGATTTATATTGTATCTCCTAATGTTAGGCTAGAAACAGAAGATAAAATGGAAAGCGGACGTCATTTATTTGATTTTGTACAAATTGATATGGAAATGCTAAACGCATCCAGAGAAGATGTATTTGAGGTTATGGAAGATGCTATAATTTATACAATTGAAAAAATAAAAGAAAAATATCCTGATATTATAAAAAAATATCACCCAGATCTAAAGACACCTAAAAAACCATTTAAAAGGTATACTGTTAAAGAATTAAAAGAAAAATATGGAGATAATTACGAAAAATTAGCTTCGTTAAATGCAACTGAACCATTTTGGATGATAGATATTCCACTATTAGAAAGAGAATTCTATGATAAACAAGATCCAAATAGACCAGATGTATTATTGGATTTTGATTTAATTTATCCAGAAGGATTTGAGGAAGCTATATCAGGCGGGGAAAGAGAACATGAATATGAACAAATATTAAAAAGAATGAAATTAAAAAATACTCCTTTTGAACAATTTGAAGAGTATTTAAAAGTTGCAAAGGAAGGATTACTAGAACATTCTGCAGGTTGCGGTATTGGTATAGAAAGATTTACTAGATGGTTGTTAGCGTTGGATCATGTTGAAAAAACTCGTTTATTCGCTAAAACTCCCGGAAAGCACTCTATATAA